The following DNA comes from Rosa rugosa chromosome 5, drRosRugo1.1, whole genome shotgun sequence.
tgattactttttttttttttttggtctgattaCTTAGATTCAGGAATAATTAACTTCCAAAGGACTAAATATCATACCTGTTGAGATGTATTATTCTTTATTCACAAGCGATCTTGGTGTCAAAGCTGCTGAGGCAGATTGAAAATGCCTGGAatgctgatattgggtacctGTAATCCATGGTAAACAAATCCTTGCCCACTTTCCCAAATTGGAGGACAATCTTCTCGTGCTCTGGCCCAGCTGGTCCATTTTCAGGAGAAGCCACCAACTGAAAGTTTTTCACTGAAGCAACTGTTACTCGTCCATGAAAGTTCAAACACCAACACTGGAGTTGTTCATGCCACCTTGGAGCTTTGTTTCTCAACACGATCACCCCATCTTTTGGTTTGGCCGAAGGCCCTAGGAAACTTTCCATGCGAGTTGATTTCGAACGGAAAAATGGAAGGGACGGAAAGAACTCGGCAGTACTACTTGAAAACTCTGCCTGTGTGGGTGCTACACCTCCAGGTTGAATCGCAGAGGCAGGAATGCCATCCATGGTGCATTGCATTCTCCTTGGACCCCTGCTTGTACGAACTCTgaattttttaatttcttcagTTAAATTGTAAAAGCAAATGCACCCCATCTACTATACCGAAAAGAATATTTGTTGTGACGATTGTGAAAAAGCAACCGTCCATGCAGATAGAATTAAAAATATTACTCTTATAAGTTCATTTCTGAAGGTAACTTTTCGTGCAAAGAGAAGTGTTACCTGGAACCCAACATATTTAGCTCATATGAAATGTGAGCCACTGGATAGTTGCCAGCAGGGACCCTAGGTGAAACTTGTTTCAAATTCACTAGCCTAGTGGATCGACTTTTTGTAAACTTGGCTCCCACATCAGTTGGCTGCCCATCAAAGATGGTGAACTTGGTTCCTAAAAAATTTGACCTTGAGgaagaaaaagggaaaatgaGTTAAACTGGAGCTCatagggcaaaaaaaaaaaaaaagcatataCAATGGTATACCTCAGTTTTCCAATATAGTTGCTGCTGCCCTTTGACATTTCATCACCATTTAGTGAGATAATATAGTCTGTGCAGGTGGGGCGTTTATACTTGCGAGCAGCAAGTAGGAACTTTCCCTCATCAGTTAATGCTGCCATGGACACAAGACAGATAATAAGTTAAAATCATTACAGCTCAAAAGAAAGCAAGAGAGTAGGACCACTATATACAGAAAGTGACAGCATTATCTTGATAGCACAATCAATACCTAAATGACCTAACAAAATAAACCTCCACTGGAGAAGGAAAGGCCAGATCTTTGAAAAACAACCAAAAAGCTACCTATTATTCACAATGCACTACAATGATGCTTTTGTTTTCGATTAGCAAATGCTCACCATGGGTCAAACCGAGGTAAAGATAATATGTCTGGGTTGAGCGGTTCCTTTTTATAAAGCACCGTAGCAGTTCATCCCTTGGACCAGGCTGCAACCACCAACATCAAAATTcataaacaactcaaaaacTTGAAAATAACCAGAGATTTTCCAGTCAGAGATTATCACTCAAAAACGTAGTTTCGAGCTCAGAACAAGATTCCGAATTCCCTTCTCTGTACTATTAATCCAATTCACACTACTACCCATATGGAACCTGATAACTTGGCTAAGAAACACTATCTTGAATTCTTGATCATAGAAGGCGAAAACCAAATGGGAATTATCAAAGATAAAAGCTGTCTATTGAAATGGGCAAGCAAGTTCCTTAGTAAAGATTACAAATTTACACTAAAAGCATCCCAACCAAGCAAGAACCACTACAACCCCATCATTTTGTGTAAATTGCAATGCAGTGAGATCAAAACACACACTTGTACTACTTCCAAACAGATTCACAAGGCACCCAAATACAACGAAATCAATACCAAATCGAATTTATAATGACCTCAATCaactattaaaaaaaattaaaaattaaaaaacttttTGGCGAttgaaaccaaacaaagagaAAACCAGGACCTGCTTAACGGAGATGGGAAAGGTGAGCTTTCCGGAGAGCTCAGGCGATTTAACGATCTCTTTCGTCAGCAGCCTCCAGCTCCGGCAAACTCCGGCGCAGGCGACGACGCTCTTCCGCGGCGGCCAGGCGGCCTCAGAAGCCTCAATTCTCATCAAAACCTCCCTGAGAAGCTCCTGAGGCATCTGTGCCCAGCAGCTCTGCTTCACCGAGTCGCCCACCTCCGGCGCCGCCACCGCCGACCGGTCCTGAACCACCCGCTGCGACCGGGAAAACCTCATGTCCTGGATTAAGCTCCGTAttgacatctctctctctctctctctctctctcttcaattcaatcaaaaataaaaaaaaagtttgaaaatttaAGAAGAAGTTTATCCGTTTGGGATTTTTGGGGTTTTGGGAAAtttaagaagatgaagaagaagaagaaggaaggatCGAGTGAGGAAGTAGTAGAAAGAATATATTGTCTCTTTCTCATTGCAATTTTGTTTTGGTTCTTATAGCCTCTTTTCTTTCCCTTCACAACAAACAAAAGCATGTTACTTTATTTACTGTTTTGGTAAAGTGGTGGGTGAAAAGTGAAAACAGTGCTAAatacatgaaaaagaaatattaTTATAAAAGACAATTTGCTTTAAAGCAGCCAGAATCAAATCTGCAGAATT
Coding sequences within:
- the LOC133707752 gene encoding tubby-like F-box protein 3 isoform X2 translates to MSIRSLIQDMRFSRSQRVVQDRSAVAAPEVGDSVKQSCWAQMPQELLREVLMRIEASEAAWPPRKSVVACAGVCRSWRLLTKEIVKSPELSGKLTFPISVKQPGPRDELLRCFIKRNRSTQTYYLYLGLTHALTDEGKFLLAARKYKRPTCTDYIISLNGDEMSKGSSNYIGKLRSNFLGTKFTIFDGQPTDVGAKFTKSRSTRLVNLKQVSPRVPAGNYPVAHISYELNMLGSRGPRRMQCTMDGIPASAIQPGGVAPTQAEFSSSTAEFFPSLPFFRSKSTRMESFLGPSAKPKDGVIVLRNKAPRWHEQLQCWCLNFHGRVTVASVKNFQLVASPENGPAGPEHEKIVLQFGKVGKDLFTMDYRYPISAFQAFSICLSSFDTKIACE
- the LOC133707752 gene encoding tubby-like F-box protein 3 isoform X1, with the translated sequence MSIRSLIQDMRFSRSQRVVQDRSAVAAPEVGDSVKQSCWAQMPQELLREVLMRIEASEAAWPPRKSVVACAGVCRSWRLLTKEIVKSPELSGKLTFPISVKQPGPRDELLRCFIKRNRSTQTYYLYLGLTHALTDEGKFLLAARKYKRPTCTDYIISLNGDEMSKGSSNYIGKLRSNFLGTKFTIFDGQPTDVGAKFTKSRSTRLVNLKQVSPRVPAGNYPVAHISYELNMLGSRVRTSRGPRRMQCTMDGIPASAIQPGGVAPTQAEFSSSTAEFFPSLPFFRSKSTRMESFLGPSAKPKDGVIVLRNKAPRWHEQLQCWCLNFHGRVTVASVKNFQLVASPENGPAGPEHEKIVLQFGKVGKDLFTMDYRYPISAFQAFSICLSSFDTKIACE